A single region of the Streptomyces sp. NBC_01803 genome encodes:
- a CDS encoding GH32 C-terminal domain-containing protein, translating into MTAHTTPVFFRPPEGWVGDVIPYHWRGEFWLFYLHETRSGRYDAGMSWHLARTRDFVTYDYAGEVLRHGGPEDQDLHAYTGCVIEAAGEHHLFYTGYNPAFRDKETGQPLQAVMHAVSSDLLTWRKIPADTFYAPGDRHEPADWRDPFVYPTPGGEGYTMLLAARTKSGPERRRGCVARAVSPDLSRWTVTEPFSAPARFLTHECPDLFELDGRWYLVYSEFSEKFTVRYRVGDGPEGPWRAPADDTLDGRAYYAAKTAAGDDGRRYAFGWIPTRLGLRDDGAWEWAGDLAVHELTARPDGTLDVRLPATVREAFGAGVPEAPGTPVTGDWRLTGEGADAAVETADAPATLRLGELPPRCLVTATVRFAPGTRECGLILRGAEDLDEGYFVRLEPTRGRLVFDRWPRTAPGPQQWHIAGDVPHALELERPAALDPDVPHELTVLIDDSAAVAYLDGAVAMSFRMYDRRTGCLGLFVGDGSAEFTDVSVRTRQNGAA; encoded by the coding sequence GTGACCGCACACACCACCCCTGTCTTCTTCCGGCCGCCCGAAGGCTGGGTCGGGGACGTCATCCCCTACCACTGGCGGGGCGAGTTCTGGCTGTTCTACCTGCATGAGACCCGCAGTGGCCGGTACGACGCCGGGATGTCCTGGCACCTCGCCCGGACCCGCGACTTCGTGACCTACGACTACGCGGGGGAGGTGCTGCGGCACGGCGGGCCGGAGGATCAGGACCTGCACGCGTATACCGGGTGCGTGATCGAGGCGGCCGGCGAGCACCATCTGTTCTACACGGGCTACAACCCGGCGTTCCGCGACAAGGAGACCGGGCAGCCGCTCCAGGCGGTGATGCACGCGGTCAGCTCCGACCTGCTGACCTGGCGGAAGATCCCGGCGGACACGTTCTACGCACCCGGCGACCGGCATGAACCGGCCGACTGGCGCGACCCGTTCGTCTATCCGACCCCGGGCGGCGAGGGATACACCATGCTCCTCGCCGCCCGCACGAAGTCCGGCCCGGAGCGGCGGCGCGGCTGCGTCGCGCGGGCGGTGTCGCCGGACCTGAGCCGATGGACGGTCACCGAGCCGTTCTCCGCGCCCGCGCGGTTCCTCACGCACGAGTGCCCGGACCTGTTCGAGCTGGACGGCCGCTGGTACCTCGTCTACTCCGAGTTCTCCGAGAAGTTCACCGTCCGGTACCGGGTGGGCGACGGGCCGGAAGGCCCGTGGCGCGCGCCGGCCGACGACACGCTGGACGGCCGGGCGTACTACGCCGCCAAGACCGCCGCCGGCGACGACGGGCGGCGTTACGCCTTCGGCTGGATCCCGACCCGGCTCGGTCTGCGCGACGACGGTGCCTGGGAGTGGGCCGGGGACCTGGCGGTGCACGAGCTGACCGCCCGCCCGGACGGCACCCTGGACGTCCGGCTCCCCGCCACCGTGCGGGAGGCGTTCGGCGCCGGGGTCCCCGAGGCGCCCGGCACCCCCGTCACCGGCGACTGGCGGCTGACCGGCGAAGGCGCCGACGCCGCCGTCGAGACCGCCGACGCGCCCGCCACGCTCCGCCTCGGCGAGCTCCCGCCCCGGTGCCTGGTCACCGCCACCGTGCGGTTCGCGCCCGGAACCCGGGAATGCGGGCTGATCCTGCGCGGCGCCGAGGACCTCGACGAGGGTTACTTCGTGCGCCTGGAGCCCACCCGCGGCCGACTCGTGTTCGACCGCTGGCCGCGCACCGCCCCGGGGCCGCAGCAGTGGCATATCGCCGGCGACGTGCCGCACGCCCTGGAGCTGGAACGCCCGGCCGCGCTGGACCCGGACGTGCCGCACGAGCTGACGGTGCTGATCGACGACTCGGCCGCCGTCGCCTATCTGGACGGGGCCGTCGCGATGAGCTTCCGGATGTACGACCGCCGTACCGGATGTCTGGGGCTGTTCGTGGGCGACGGATCGGCGGAGTTCACGGACGTCAGCGTCCGCACCCGCCAGAACGGAGCGGCGTGA
- a CDS encoding ABC transporter substrate-binding protein gives MSRPGKGPRRSLWSGPARRLVPALIALLLTGVTACATAGDPAAVRGEVSGGIEPREITWLNSRPADGPVIQAVRQVADAYAEEHPGFRLNIVSTPDRPAYLQKVMTLAAARELPELFDTDPTPFAAKLRDQDRLVDIGNLLDEFGTTDDFRPLALDYQRFDDGGLYTLPLEFAMEYFWYNEDAFAEAGISPPRTLDEFTDSCPALREAGYVPIALDGRDGWPLERYLSYYPFRLTGNDFAGRLKSGDAAMSDPAGRAAAEFIAGLGDAGCFAEGFSSAGYTDAMDLFGSGRAAMLNIGTWELGNLATDAVPDALRDNLDYFALPTADAPGATGPDDYVVSSGIGMAVNADTLDPLVKDFVRYLLEHYPAVYASLGQLSPTEGVETPVPENATPLYEQVLAEADRLGDQTAKPWDTMLDPSTNTVVQQNLTLLAQGDMSPEAFQESVDDAIRTNAPRYFPE, from the coding sequence ATGAGTCGCCCGGGGAAGGGACCGCGGAGAAGCCTGTGGAGCGGACCGGCGAGAAGGCTCGTTCCGGCCCTGATCGCGCTGCTGCTGACCGGCGTCACGGCGTGCGCCACGGCGGGTGATCCGGCGGCCGTGCGCGGCGAGGTCTCCGGCGGGATCGAACCGCGCGAGATCACCTGGCTCAACTCCCGGCCCGCGGACGGCCCGGTCATCCAGGCCGTGCGGCAGGTCGCCGACGCCTACGCCGAGGAGCACCCCGGCTTCCGCCTGAATATCGTCTCCACCCCGGACCGGCCCGCCTACCTCCAGAAGGTGATGACGCTGGCCGCCGCCAGGGAGTTGCCGGAGCTGTTCGACACCGACCCGACCCCGTTCGCGGCCAAGCTCCGCGACCAGGACCGGCTGGTGGACATCGGGAACCTGCTGGACGAGTTCGGCACCACGGACGACTTCCGGCCGCTCGCCCTGGATTACCAGCGGTTCGACGACGGCGGGCTCTACACCCTGCCGCTTGAGTTCGCCATGGAGTACTTCTGGTACAACGAGGACGCCTTCGCCGAGGCCGGGATCTCCCCGCCGCGCACGCTGGACGAGTTCACCGACTCCTGCCCGGCGCTGCGGGAGGCCGGGTACGTGCCGATCGCGCTGGACGGCAGGGACGGCTGGCCGCTGGAGCGTTACCTGTCGTACTACCCCTTCCGGCTGACCGGCAACGACTTCGCCGGCCGGCTCAAGAGCGGTGACGCGGCCATGTCCGACCCGGCGGGGCGGGCGGCGGCCGAGTTCATCGCCGGGCTCGGCGACGCCGGCTGCTTCGCCGAGGGCTTCTCCTCGGCGGGCTACACCGATGCCATGGACCTGTTCGGCAGCGGCCGGGCGGCCATGCTCAACATCGGCACCTGGGAGCTGGGCAACCTCGCCACCGACGCCGTTCCCGACGCCCTGCGCGACAACCTCGACTACTTCGCCCTGCCCACCGCCGACGCCCCGGGGGCCACCGGACCCGATGACTACGTCGTCAGCTCGGGCATCGGCATGGCCGTCAACGCCGACACCCTCGACCCGCTGGTGAAGGACTTCGTCCGCTACCTGCTCGAGCACTACCCGGCCGTCTACGCGTCCCTCGGCCAGCTCTCCCCGACCGAGGGCGTCGAGACGCCCGTGCCCGAGAACGCCACTCCGCTGTACGAACAGGTGCTCGCCGAGGCCGACCGGCTCGGTGACCAGACCGCCAAGCCGTGGGACACCATGCTCGATCCGTCCACCAACACCGTCGTCCAGCAGAACCTGACGCTGCTGGCCCAGGGGGACATGAGCCCGGAGGCGTTCCAGGAGAGCGTGGACGACGCCATCCGGACCAACGCGCCCCGCTACTTCCCCGAATAA
- a CDS encoding carbohydrate ABC transporter permease translates to MSEVVPRRRTRRHTSSKSRRPRPPSVLPGSHGKAVLVFLLPPLLLYVATVAFPIAESLFLSFFRWDGITDLEFVGLENYHDLLTSDSTFRAAFLHSFGYLAINLVIQIGGALLIANALTYLRRGRNLLKTLYLLPAVLSTVAIALLFQRVYSFEPEGLLNQLLGAVGLDGWTRPWLSDVDTALTAVSLPEGWRFMGLYVVILLAGLLTVPREIEEAARLDGASETRILFRIRLPHLRPVLATTLIMAVTYGLRGFDVPYLLTNGGPGVSSELLTTYMYKTAFTSTDYGYSSAISVFIVLQCLVAVAVILTLLRRKNEALV, encoded by the coding sequence GTGAGCGAAGTCGTCCCCCGCCGCCGTACCCGGCGGCACACCTCCTCGAAATCCCGCCGCCCCCGCCCGCCTTCGGTGCTGCCCGGCAGCCACGGCAAGGCCGTGCTGGTGTTCCTCCTGCCCCCGCTGCTGCTGTACGTGGCGACCGTCGCCTTCCCGATCGCCGAATCGCTCTTCCTCAGCTTCTTCCGCTGGGACGGCATCACCGATCTGGAGTTCGTCGGCCTGGAGAACTACCACGACCTGCTGACATCGGACAGCACCTTCCGGGCCGCCTTCCTCCACTCCTTCGGCTACCTGGCCATCAACCTCGTCATCCAGATCGGCGGCGCGCTGCTGATCGCCAACGCCCTGACCTACCTGCGCCGGGGCCGAAACCTCCTCAAGACCCTCTACCTGCTGCCCGCCGTGCTCTCCACCGTGGCCATCGCCCTCCTCTTCCAGCGCGTCTACTCCTTCGAGCCGGAGGGTCTGCTCAACCAACTCCTCGGCGCCGTCGGGCTGGACGGCTGGACCCGGCCCTGGCTGTCCGACGTCGACACCGCGCTGACCGCCGTCTCGCTGCCGGAAGGCTGGCGGTTCATGGGCCTGTACGTCGTCATCCTGCTCGCCGGGCTGCTCACCGTCCCGCGCGAGATCGAGGAGGCCGCCCGCCTGGACGGCGCGTCGGAGACCCGGATCCTCTTCCGGATCCGGCTGCCGCACCTGCGCCCGGTGCTCGCCACCACCCTGATCATGGCCGTCACCTACGGGCTGCGCGGCTTCGACGTCCCCTATCTGCTGACCAACGGCGGCCCCGGCGTCTCCTCCGAGCTGCTGACCACCTACATGTACAAGACGGCCTTCACCAGCACCGACTACGGCTACTCGAGCGCGATCTCGGTCTTCATCGTGCTCCAGTGCCTGGTCGCGGTCGCCGTCATCCTCACCCTGCTCCGGCGGAAGAACGAGGCCCTGGTATGA
- a CDS encoding carbohydrate ABC transporter permease, with product MTATTLLPRRGPRPASRRPVSHANATRARLLSRVLVVLVLLLQVYPFFWIVSTSLRPAESFASDNAFAPPTDVTLDNFSRAFEQGDIPRFLLNSAIVTVASNVLIVVLGMMGAYAIQVLGFRLSRAVLAFFLGGIVVPVQVALVPLFINYANIGLLDTHLSMILPLAGFALPMSVFLFISFYGYVPKETYEAAALDGCGPYRLFLRITAPMSASTIVTVVFVNSIFIWNDFIFANTFILSEERKTVPLGLQSYLGAMGSTDWTATFAAVSVTVTPLLLAFLVFNRIVVRGLESGGRS from the coding sequence ATGACCGCCACCACCCTGCTCCCCCGGCGAGGGCCGCGCCCGGCGTCCCGCCGGCCCGTCTCCCACGCCAACGCCACCCGCGCCCGGCTGCTCTCCCGCGTCCTGGTCGTCCTGGTGCTGCTGCTCCAGGTGTATCCATTCTTCTGGATCGTCTCCACCAGCCTGCGCCCGGCCGAGTCGTTCGCCTCCGACAACGCCTTCGCGCCGCCCACCGACGTCACCCTCGACAACTTCTCCCGGGCCTTTGAACAGGGCGACATCCCGCGCTTCCTGCTCAACAGCGCCATCGTCACCGTCGCGTCCAACGTGCTGATCGTCGTGCTGGGCATGATGGGCGCCTACGCGATCCAGGTGCTCGGCTTCCGGCTCAGCCGGGCCGTGCTGGCGTTCTTCCTCGGCGGCATCGTGGTCCCGGTGCAGGTGGCGCTCGTGCCGCTGTTCATCAACTACGCCAATATCGGCCTGCTCGACACCCACCTGTCGATGATCCTGCCGCTGGCCGGCTTCGCCCTGCCGATGTCGGTCTTCCTCTTCATATCCTTCTACGGCTACGTGCCGAAGGAGACGTACGAGGCCGCCGCGCTGGACGGCTGCGGCCCCTACCGGCTGTTCCTGCGGATCACCGCGCCGATGTCCGCCTCCACCATCGTCACCGTCGTCTTCGTCAACTCCATCTTCATCTGGAACGACTTCATCTTCGCCAACACGTTCATCCTGAGCGAGGAGAGGAAGACGGTGCCGCTCGGGCTGCAGAGCTACCTCGGCGCCATGGGATCCACGGACTGGACCGCCACCTTCGCGGCCGTCTCGGTAACCGTGACTCCGCTGCTGCTGGCGTTCCTCGTCTTCAACCGGATCGTGGTGCGCGGACTGGAGTCCGGCGGCCGGTCCTGA
- a CDS encoding LacI family DNA-binding transcriptional regulator codes for MADRAGVSIATASFAINAKETTKVSEATRHHVLAVAAELGYRPNAMARNLSKARTSFIGLITDSVATTPFAGELIRGAQDAARAHHHVLLIANTESDPAAAREATSMMLDHQVRGVVYSTWYHRLVRHPAGLSGVPLVLANCYTDGDEVQSFVPDEEGGGRSAAELLLAAGHRRVAFINHSEPSPASAGRLRGYRAALRAHGIRYRPDLVLTVSHPDQEAGYDVGHRLLRLTLRPTAVFCYNDRVAMGLYDALREEGVRVPDDMAVVGFDNQEIIAAHLRPALSTVALPHYELGHRSLTWLLTQALTPPAPAPTRTLIPCPAIPRHSV; via the coding sequence GTGGCCGACCGGGCGGGGGTCTCCATCGCCACCGCGTCGTTCGCGATCAACGCCAAGGAGACCACCAAGGTCTCCGAGGCCACCCGGCACCACGTCCTCGCGGTGGCCGCCGAGCTGGGCTACCGGCCCAACGCGATGGCGCGCAACCTCAGCAAGGCCAGGACGTCGTTCATCGGGCTGATCACCGACTCGGTGGCCACCACCCCGTTCGCCGGAGAGCTGATCCGAGGTGCGCAGGACGCCGCCCGGGCCCACCACCACGTGCTGCTGATCGCCAACACCGAGTCCGACCCGGCGGCCGCCCGGGAGGCGACCAGCATGATGCTGGACCACCAGGTACGCGGGGTCGTCTACTCCACCTGGTACCACCGGCTGGTGCGGCACCCGGCCGGGCTCAGCGGCGTTCCGCTGGTCCTGGCCAACTGCTACACCGACGGCGATGAGGTCCAGTCGTTCGTCCCGGACGAGGAGGGCGGCGGCCGGTCGGCCGCCGAGCTGCTGCTCGCGGCCGGCCACCGCCGCGTGGCGTTCATCAATCACAGCGAGCCATCGCCCGCTTCCGCCGGCCGCCTGCGCGGCTACCGCGCCGCGCTGCGCGCCCACGGCATCCGCTACCGGCCGGACCTGGTGCTCACCGTCTCACACCCCGACCAGGAGGCCGGTTACGACGTCGGCCACCGCCTGCTACGCCTCACACTGCGCCCGACCGCCGTGTTCTGCTACAACGACCGGGTGGCGATGGGGCTTTACGACGCGCTGCGCGAGGAGGGCGTCCGCGTCCCCGACGATATGGCGGTGGTCGGCTTCGACAACCAGGAGATCATCGCCGCCCACCTCCGCCCCGCCCTCTCCACGGTCGCCCTCCCGCACTATGAACTCGGCCACCGCAGCCTCACCTGGCTCCTCACCCAGGCCCTCACCCCACCCGCCCCGGCACCCACCCGCACCCTGATCCCCTGCCCGGCGATCCCCCGGCACTCCGTGTGA
- a CDS encoding amidase — MAQAPSAHTATAATAATTSGATAVDELTLQLLREDLEQHRTTCAEVIRAVLSRIEALDQAGPQLNAVITVNPEALSLAEELDEEFATTGRLRAAHGVPVIIKDTIDTASLPTTGGSQLFADFYPENDATVVKKLRDAGAIIVAKANLDDFAAAVYGISSLTGAMPNPYGTDYSVGGSSGGCASAVASGYVPLAIGSDAGGSLRIPAAFTSIVTLRPTIGLVSRDGAMPRGLTQDTLGPMARTVADAAAGLDLMAGFDPADSVTARGFDRTPQDGYVSFAKPRRLTHLRIGVIRTGLALFGRNDPSIVQLLDDAMADLVELKATIVELPGPDRGLLGAGSTITKESARDVDAYLASQHGTAPVSTFRELYDSGAYSSYAKEAFDREIQVDPASLGTDLQYQQILSARTALQDWVYGQMAIHELDAISYASAMKFPAKIGVEQGGVFTRLSENTGFPAISVPMGYGGDAGLPTGLEFLGRPFTEPLLISLAASYEKATRHRVAPELTS; from the coding sequence TTGGCCCAGGCGCCATCCGCGCACACCGCTACGGCAGCCACCGCGGCAACGACGAGCGGAGCGACCGCCGTTGACGAACTCACCCTCCAACTCCTGCGTGAGGACCTCGAACAGCACCGGACCACCTGCGCCGAGGTGATCCGCGCCGTCCTCTCCCGGATCGAGGCGCTGGACCAGGCCGGTCCCCAGCTCAACGCGGTCATCACCGTCAACCCCGAGGCTCTCTCCCTCGCCGAGGAGCTGGACGAGGAGTTCGCGACGACCGGTCGGCTGCGCGCCGCCCACGGCGTGCCCGTCATCATCAAGGACACCATCGACACCGCATCGTTGCCCACGACCGGCGGCTCGCAGCTGTTCGCGGACTTCTACCCGGAAAACGACGCCACGGTCGTCAAAAAGCTCAGGGACGCCGGCGCCATCATCGTCGCCAAGGCCAACCTCGACGACTTCGCCGCCGCCGTCTACGGCATCAGCTCCCTCACCGGCGCCATGCCCAACCCGTACGGCACGGACTACAGCGTCGGCGGCTCCTCCGGCGGCTGCGCCTCGGCCGTCGCCTCCGGCTATGTGCCGCTGGCCATCGGCTCGGACGCCGGCGGTTCGTTGCGCATCCCCGCAGCCTTCACGAGCATCGTCACCCTCCGCCCGACGATCGGCCTGGTCAGCCGAGACGGAGCGATGCCGCGCGGCCTGACGCAGGACACCCTCGGCCCCATGGCACGAACGGTGGCCGACGCAGCGGCGGGCCTCGACCTGATGGCCGGCTTCGACCCCGCTGACTCGGTGACGGCGCGCGGCTTCGACCGGACACCGCAGGACGGCTATGTCTCCTTCGCCAAGCCGCGCAGACTGACCCACCTCCGCATCGGAGTCATCCGAACCGGCCTGGCCCTCTTCGGCCGGAACGATCCCAGCATCGTGCAGCTGCTCGACGACGCGATGGCCGACCTGGTCGAACTCAAGGCCACCATCGTCGAACTCCCCGGCCCCGACCGGGGCTTGCTCGGCGCCGGCTCCACCATCACCAAGGAGTCCGCCCGGGACGTCGACGCCTACCTCGCGTCCCAGCACGGCACCGCACCGGTCAGCACCTTCCGTGAGCTGTACGACTCCGGCGCGTACTCCTCTTACGCCAAGGAGGCGTTCGACCGCGAGATCCAGGTCGATCCGGCCTCCCTGGGCACCGACCTGCAATACCAGCAGATCCTCTCGGCGCGTACCGCGCTTCAAGACTGGGTGTACGGGCAGATGGCCATCCATGAGCTGGACGCCATCAGCTACGCCAGCGCCATGAAGTTCCCCGCCAAGATCGGCGTCGAGCAGGGCGGGGTGTTCACGCGGCTCAGCGAGAACACCGGCTTCCCGGCGATCAGCGTCCCCATGGGCTACGGCGGCGACGCCGGCCTCCCGACCGGCCTCGAATTCCTCGGCCGCCCCTTCACCGAGCCCCTGCTGATCAGCCTGGCCGCCTCGTACGAGAAGGCCACCAGGCACCGAGTCGCTCCGGAGCTGACGAGCTGA
- a CDS encoding TetR/AcrR family transcriptional regulator gives MSSSPPPTRPEQPPRRKRLTAPERRASILQAATEVFTETGYLRGRTSLIAARAGVSEPVIFNNFGTKPALYAAVLESAVASVCHTLGEAARGGESVPQVLARFLEPAHVERFHRPGAPGFLFADASALTSDPEVGDAARESLRRFAAELAALLRQGQRAGGIRAGINAEAAAWWLLSMLATRTFRASAMPEAGGLEAELTAMTLATLAPADT, from the coding sequence GTGAGTTCCTCCCCGCCGCCGACCCGCCCGGAACAGCCGCCGCGCCGCAAGCGCCTGACCGCCCCCGAGCGGCGCGCATCAATCCTTCAGGCCGCCACCGAGGTCTTCACCGAGACCGGCTACCTGCGGGGCAGGACCTCCCTCATCGCCGCCCGCGCCGGGGTGAGCGAACCGGTGATCTTCAACAACTTCGGTACCAAGCCCGCCCTGTACGCGGCCGTACTGGAAAGCGCTGTGGCATCCGTGTGCCACACGCTGGGCGAAGCGGCCCGCGGCGGGGAGAGCGTGCCGCAGGTGCTCGCGCGGTTCCTGGAACCGGCCCACGTCGAACGCTTCCACCGCCCCGGTGCCCCCGGCTTCCTGTTCGCCGACGCCTCAGCCCTGACCTCCGACCCCGAGGTCGGCGACGCGGCCCGCGAGAGCCTGCGCCGCTTCGCCGCCGAACTGGCCGCCCTGCTGCGCCAGGGCCAGCGGGCAGGCGGCATCCGTGCCGGGATCAACGCCGAGGCCGCCGCCTGGTGGCTGCTGTCCATGCTGGCCACCCGGACCTTCCGCGCCAGCGCCATGCCCGAGGCAGGCGGTCTGGAAGCCGAGCTGACCGCCATGACCCTGGCCACCCTCGCCCCGGCCGACACCTAA
- a CDS encoding class I SAM-dependent methyltransferase — protein MDLRHLLHGPNDPSAPGAIGRARAYEALSAVVFAGRRRRLYGRLVELSGARPGERALDIGCGTGYLVGLLAHAVAPGGTVTGIDPAAAMIDYARRHVRQDGCTFTQGLAEELPCADGSVDLVVSSLAFHHIPEDRRERALAEMFRVLRPGGRLLLADFRPPRGRAARRLVGATAGPAMRDNPVDLMTPMVRGAGFGACTSGDMRPFLHWVRAARPAAAASR, from the coding sequence ATGGATCTCAGGCATCTCCTGCACGGCCCGAACGATCCCTCGGCGCCCGGCGCGATCGGACGGGCCCGCGCGTACGAAGCCCTGTCCGCGGTGGTGTTCGCCGGGCGGCGCCGGCGGCTGTACGGGCGGCTGGTGGAACTGAGCGGCGCCCGGCCTGGCGAGCGGGCGCTCGATATCGGCTGCGGCACCGGCTATCTCGTCGGCCTGCTGGCCCATGCCGTGGCCCCGGGCGGGACGGTGACCGGCATCGACCCCGCTGCGGCGATGATCGACTACGCCCGGCGTCACGTCCGGCAGGACGGCTGCACCTTCACCCAGGGCCTGGCGGAAGAACTGCCCTGCGCGGACGGGTCGGTTGACCTGGTGGTCTCCAGCCTCGCGTTCCACCACATCCCCGAAGACCGGCGCGAGCGGGCGCTTGCGGAGATGTTCCGAGTGCTGCGTCCGGGCGGGCGGCTGCTGCTCGCCGACTTCCGCCCGCCCCGGGGGCGGGCGGCCCGGCGCCTGGTCGGCGCGACGGCCGGCCCGGCCATGCGGGACAACCCGGTCGACCTGATGACGCCCATGGTCCGCGGCGCCGGCTTCGGCGCATGCACCTCGGGGGATATGCGCCCATTCCTGCACTGGGTGCGGGCGGCCAGGCCGGCCGCGGCGGCGAGCCGGTGA
- a CDS encoding class I SAM-dependent methyltransferase, with translation MTDPAFISAYWDAAAEGFDDEPDHGLRNAETRAAWSRLLACWMPSAPADVLDVGCGTGSLSELLAEAGHRVTGVDLAPRMVEQAQAKLAAVGLPGRFLVGDAVAPPTGEERFDVLLSRHLVWTLPDPLAALAEWTGRLRLGGTLILVEGRWREAGGAGAPYVAGAETLPWHHGVAAEELAAAVRPLVDQVRIERLSDNAVLWGGAVTDERYALIARI, from the coding sequence ATGACGGATCCCGCCTTCATCTCCGCCTACTGGGACGCCGCCGCCGAGGGCTTCGACGATGAACCCGACCACGGCCTGCGGAATGCCGAGACCCGCGCCGCCTGGTCGCGGCTGCTGGCCTGTTGGATGCCGTCGGCCCCGGCGGACGTGCTCGACGTCGGCTGCGGCACCGGCTCCCTCTCCGAGCTGCTGGCCGAGGCCGGTCACCGGGTGACCGGCGTGGACCTGGCCCCGCGGATGGTCGAGCAGGCGCAGGCGAAACTCGCCGCCGTCGGTCTGCCGGGCCGTTTCCTGGTCGGGGATGCCGTCGCTCCGCCCACCGGCGAGGAGCGGTTCGATGTCCTGCTCTCCCGCCATCTGGTGTGGACGCTGCCCGATCCGCTGGCAGCCCTGGCCGAGTGGACCGGGCGGCTGCGGCTCGGCGGCACCCTAATCCTGGTCGAGGGCCGCTGGCGGGAGGCCGGAGGGGCCGGGGCGCCCTACGTTGCCGGTGCCGAGACCCTGCCCTGGCACCACGGCGTCGCGGCCGAGGAGCTGGCCGCCGCCGTGCGTCCGCTGGTGGACCAGGTGCGCATCGAACGGCTCAGCGACAATGCCGTCCTGTGGGGTGGGGCGGTGACCGACGAACGCTACGCCCTGATCGCCCGGATCTGA
- a CDS encoding cation diffusion facilitator family transporter, translating to MKGNGHTHGHSDHGDHHHDVHGSGQGHGGHGHGRSRLARLWHRLAHLVTPHSHEAADKVDAAMETSREGMRTLWISLAVLGATTVVQAVIVALSGSVALLGDTIHNAGDALTAVPLGVAFVLGRRAANRRYTYGYGRAEDLAGIAIVVTITASAALAAFTAVDRLLNPQDVTHLWAVSAAALVGFTGNEWVARYRIRTGRRIGSAALVADGLHARTDGFTSLAVLFGAGGVALGWRWADPVVGLLITVAILFVLKDAAGEVYRRLMDSVDPALVEAAEAALRGVDGVQGVGQVRMRWIGHALRAEADIVVPADLTVVQAHRLAVAAEHALIHAVPRLTAATVHTDHAPHGADPHAELAHHTRPVHRPAVAAGAAGAR from the coding sequence ATGAAGGGGAATGGGCACACCCACGGACACAGCGACCATGGAGACCACCACCACGACGTTCACGGCTCGGGGCAGGGCCACGGCGGGCACGGCCACGGGCGTTCGCGGCTGGCGCGGCTGTGGCACCGGCTGGCGCATCTGGTGACGCCGCACAGCCACGAGGCGGCGGACAAGGTCGACGCGGCGATGGAGACCTCGCGGGAGGGGATGCGGACGCTGTGGATATCGCTGGCCGTGCTGGGGGCGACCACGGTGGTGCAGGCGGTGATCGTGGCGCTGTCGGGGTCGGTGGCGCTGCTGGGCGACACCATCCACAACGCCGGTGACGCGCTGACGGCCGTGCCGCTGGGGGTGGCGTTCGTGCTGGGGCGGCGGGCGGCGAACCGCCGCTACACCTACGGCTACGGCCGGGCCGAGGACCTGGCGGGCATCGCGATCGTGGTGACGATCACGGCATCGGCGGCCCTGGCCGCCTTCACGGCAGTCGACCGGCTGCTGAACCCTCAGGATGTCACCCACCTGTGGGCGGTATCCGCCGCAGCGTTGGTGGGGTTCACCGGGAACGAGTGGGTGGCCCGGTACCGCATCCGCACCGGCCGGCGGATCGGGTCGGCGGCGCTGGTCGCCGACGGGCTCCACGCCCGCACCGACGGCTTCACCTCCCTGGCCGTTCTCTTCGGTGCCGGCGGCGTGGCGCTGGGCTGGCGGTGGGCGGACCCGGTCGTGGGGCTGCTGATCACCGTGGCGATCCTGTTCGTGCTCAAGGACGCCGCCGGTGAGGTCTACCGGCGGCTGATGGACAGCGTCGACCCGGCCCTGGTCGAGGCCGCCGAGGCCGCGCTGCGGGGCGTGGACGGCGTGCAGGGTGTGGGGCAGGTGCGGATGCGGTGGATCGGCCACGCCCTGCGCGCGGAGGCCGACATCGTCGTCCCGGCGGACCTGACCGTCGTCCAGGCCCACCGGCTGGCGGTTGCCGCCGAGCACGCCCTGATCCATGCGGTGCCGAGACTGACGGCCGCGACCGTCCACACCGATCACGCCCCGCACGGGGCCGATCCGCACGCCGAACTCGCCCACCACACCCGTCCCGTGCACCGCCCGGCCGTGGCTGCCGGTGCTGCCGGTGCCCGCTGA